A genomic window from Xenorhabdus cabanillasii includes:
- the baeR gene encoding two-component system response regulator BaeR, producing MSAQYTVLIVEDEPKLGQLLVDYLQTANYQTQWLVRGDEVIAHVQRHQPDIILLDLMLPGLDGLSVCREIRKFSDIPIIMMTAKTEEIDRLLGLEIGADDYVCKPYSPREIVARVKTILRRCYRPQDIISEQGALTIDENHFQARYLERVLDLTPVEFRLLKIISSQPGRVFSRDQLLNNLYNDHRIVNDRTIDSHIKNLRRKLEQLDEDKSFIRSIYGLGYRWEAEICRLM from the coding sequence ATGAGTGCACAATATACCGTTCTGATCGTGGAAGATGAACCCAAACTGGGGCAGTTACTTGTTGATTATCTACAAACTGCAAATTATCAAACACAATGGTTGGTACGTGGTGATGAAGTGATTGCTCATGTCCAGCGACACCAACCCGATATCATCCTGCTCGATCTTATGCTGCCCGGGCTTGATGGTTTGTCAGTCTGTAGGGAAATCCGCAAATTTTCTGATATTCCCATCATCATGATGACAGCCAAAACAGAGGAGATTGACCGCCTGTTAGGGCTGGAAATCGGTGCGGATGATTATGTTTGTAAGCCTTATAGCCCACGAGAAATAGTTGCCAGAGTGAAAACGATTTTACGTCGCTGTTATCGCCCACAAGATATCATTAGCGAACAAGGAGCTCTGACAATTGATGAAAATCATTTTCAAGCTCGCTATCTTGAACGGGTTCTGGATCTGACACCGGTTGAATTCCGGTTACTTAAGATAATATCCAGCCAGCCTGGGCGGGTCTTTTCCCGTGATCAGCTACTGAATAATCTCTATAACGATCATCGTATTGTTAATGATCGTACTATCGATAGCCATATCAAAAACTTACGCAGAAAATTAGAACAATTAGACGAAGATAAATCTTTTATTCGCTCAATTTATGGCCTGGGATACCGCTGGGAAGCCGAAATTTGCCGTCTGATGTGA
- the baeS gene encoding two-component system sensor histidine kinase BaeS yields the protein MKAGISGKLFLAIFATCMLVLVTMHWGIRLSFQYGFIGYIKQNSQMRANMLAEALTEQYQQYGHWDFLTKNDRVIFQIIRDIEQSSNNHQGPSPHDWRTQFWVVDRHMNRLVGHADNMSEETYRKPVIYQNEVVGWVIVSASDKITRQADISFASQQQVTSWIIAGFSTMLALIATFFLSRGFLKPVKRLVEGTHKLASGDFSIRVAVSSKDEIGQLASDFNLLACTLEKNEQMRQDHMADISHELRTPLAILRGELEALQDGVRQPTQATIHSLLTEVTILTKLVDDLHLLSLSDRGSLAYRKELMNVDELLKIVVAAYQGRFADKQITPELHLPENTVLFADPKRLTQLFQNLLENSLRYTADYGKVVICGHIDQQKWVLNWQDSAPGLTAEQCQRIFERFYRCESSRNRASGGSGLGLSICYNIIEAHNGLIQAEISPLGGLKIHVELPLTKFSEHKTLNIKH from the coding sequence ATGAAAGCAGGGATCAGCGGAAAATTATTTCTGGCAATTTTTGCTACCTGTATGCTGGTACTAGTAACAATGCACTGGGGGATTCGCCTCAGTTTCCAATATGGATTCATTGGTTATATCAAACAAAATAGCCAAATGCGTGCCAACATGCTGGCAGAAGCATTGACAGAGCAGTACCAGCAATACGGTCATTGGGATTTCCTGACCAAAAATGATCGCGTTATTTTTCAGATTATCCGTGATATTGAGCAGAGCAGTAACAATCATCAGGGGCCATCCCCCCATGACTGGCGTACTCAGTTCTGGGTTGTTGATCGCCATATGAATCGTTTGGTGGGCCATGCAGATAATATGTCTGAAGAAACTTATCGCAAGCCTGTGATTTATCAAAATGAAGTTGTTGGTTGGGTAATTGTCAGTGCCTCTGACAAAATTACCCGTCAGGCCGATATCAGTTTCGCCAGCCAGCAACAAGTGACCAGTTGGATTATCGCCGGCTTTTCCACTATGTTGGCTTTGATAGCAACTTTCTTCTTATCCCGTGGATTTCTGAAACCTGTTAAACGACTGGTCGAAGGAACACATAAACTGGCTTCCGGTGATTTTAGTATTCGTGTAGCAGTATCCAGCAAAGATGAGATTGGCCAGCTGGCATCGGATTTTAATCTTCTAGCTTGTACATTAGAAAAAAATGAACAGATGCGTCAGGATCACATGGCAGATATCTCTCACGAATTACGTACTCCACTCGCTATTCTGCGTGGTGAGCTGGAAGCTTTGCAAGATGGTGTTCGACAACCGACACAAGCAACTATCCATTCCTTACTGACCGAAGTTACTATCCTGACAAAACTAGTGGATGATTTGCATTTGTTGTCCCTGTCAGATCGAGGCTCTCTGGCTTACCGGAAAGAGCTAATGAATGTCGATGAACTACTGAAAATAGTTGTGGCTGCTTATCAGGGACGTTTTGCTGATAAACAGATTACGCCGGAACTACATTTACCAGAAAACACCGTGTTGTTTGCCGATCCCAAGCGATTAACACAGTTATTTCAGAATTTACTGGAAAATAGCCTACGTTATACCGCTGATTACGGAAAAGTAGTTATTTGCGGACATATAGATCAGCAAAAATGGGTACTGAACTGGCAGGATAGTGCTCCCGGTTTGACTGCTGAGCAATGCCAACGTATTTTTGAACGGTTCTATCGCTGCGAATCTTCCCGCAACCGTGCCAGCGGTGGTTCGGGTTTAGGTCTGTCGATCTGTTATAACATCATTGAAGCACATAATGGTCTTATCCAAGCAGAAATATCACCTTTAGGTGGTCTTAAAATTCACGTAGAATTACCTCTGACCAAATTTTCCGAACATAAGACGCTGAATATAAAACACTGA
- the mdtC gene encoding multidrug efflux RND transporter permease subunit MdtC gives MKFFALFIQRPVATTLLSVAITLFGALSFTLLPVSPLPQVDFPVITVSASMPGASPETMASSVTTPLERSLGRIAGIKEMSSSSSLGSSHIYLEFELNRDINGAARDVQAAINAAESLLPSGMPSRPTYQKANLASAPIMILTLTSDSYGRGQLYDIASTHLAQKISQIEGVSQVRVAGSSLPAIRVELNPNALFNQGVSLDDVRKAINKANVRHPTGHVDTDKQSWQIQTNDEIKQADNYASIIVHYRNGSPVRLKDVATVKDSVEDTKAAGMSGNGPAIALVIRRESSANIIETIKKIRAELPALRASIPANIQLNVVQDRSPPIRASLHEVERALAVAVALVILVVFLFLRSGRATLIPAIAVPVSLIGTFTAMYLCGFSLNNLSLMALTIATGFVVDDAIVVLENISRHLEAGLKPAQAALKGVREVGFTVLAMSLSLVAVFIPLILIDELLGRLFLDFAVTLATAIGISLLVSLTLTPMMCAHLLKSSPEKSLKKTRGFGKVLLRLQQYYGRSLKWILNHTRWVLLTLVGIIALNVWLYISIPKTFFPRQDTGQLIGFVVADQSISFQAMRKKMEYFIGVINADPTVENITGFTGGDNINVGFLFMGLKPLNERTENIEQVITRLRKKLSHEPGAELYLIPIQDLNPGGGGGNARSIYQFTLLSDDFSELRKWTPIIQKALKKVPQLTGVNSDDDSKGSELTITYDRDLIARLGISVAQANSLLGNAFGQRQISTIYQPLNQYKVVMEVAPEYNQDASSLEKIFVINKEGKRIPLSYFASWRPTNAPLDVYHQGLSAASMISFDIAEGYTMSDATRVIERTMTELGVPSTVRLSFTGTVQNFEESQRSQLLVILAAIITVYLVLGVLYESYIHPLTILSTLPSAGVGALLALELSNTPFSLIAMIGIMLLIGIVKKNAIIMVDFALEAQRNGRLSAHEAIFQASLLRFRPIMMTTLSALFGALPLVLNNGDGAELRHPLGITIVGGLVMSQLLTLYTTPVVYLFFDQLREKWRQRRAAKFQRIKPS, from the coding sequence GTGAAATTTTTCGCCTTATTTATCCAGCGGCCTGTCGCAACCACACTATTAAGCGTAGCCATTACGCTATTTGGTGCTCTTAGCTTTACCCTGTTACCAGTATCACCATTACCGCAGGTTGATTTTCCGGTGATTACAGTTTCTGCTTCAATGCCCGGAGCATCACCGGAAACTATGGCTTCTTCCGTTACCACCCCATTAGAACGTTCACTCGGTAGAATTGCTGGTATTAAAGAGATGAGTTCCAGCAGTTCATTAGGCTCCTCCCATATTTATCTGGAATTTGAGCTGAACCGGGATATCAATGGCGCTGCACGAGATGTACAGGCAGCTATAAATGCAGCGGAAAGCCTGTTACCTTCGGGGATGCCAAGCCGCCCAACCTATCAAAAGGCAAATCTTGCTTCTGCCCCAATCATGATTCTGACTTTGACATCAGATAGCTATGGTAGAGGGCAATTGTATGATATCGCCTCAACACACCTTGCCCAAAAAATTTCACAAATAGAAGGTGTCAGCCAAGTTAGGGTTGCAGGTAGTTCACTACCCGCAATACGGGTCGAACTGAATCCCAATGCCCTATTCAATCAGGGAGTATCTCTTGATGATGTTCGAAAAGCTATCAACAAGGCTAATGTCAGACACCCAACAGGACACGTTGATACAGATAAACAAAGCTGGCAAATACAAACTAACGATGAAATCAAGCAAGCGGACAATTATGCCTCTATTATTGTCCACTATCGTAATGGTTCACCGGTTCGTTTAAAAGATGTCGCAACTGTCAAAGATTCCGTCGAAGATACCAAGGCAGCGGGAATGTCCGGCAATGGACCTGCTATTGCACTGGTTATCCGGCGGGAATCAAGTGCAAATATCATTGAAACCATCAAGAAAATTCGTGCTGAACTCCCGGCCCTGAGAGCATCAATACCCGCTAATATTCAGCTGAATGTCGTACAGGATCGCTCTCCCCCTATTCGGGCGTCCCTGCATGAAGTGGAACGGGCACTTGCCGTTGCCGTTGCTCTGGTGATCCTGGTTGTTTTTCTATTCCTGCGTTCAGGACGTGCCACACTTATCCCGGCAATTGCAGTTCCGGTATCATTGATTGGTACGTTTACGGCTATGTACTTATGTGGTTTCAGCCTGAATAACCTCTCATTGATGGCACTGACCATTGCTACGGGTTTCGTTGTCGATGATGCCATTGTGGTACTGGAAAATATTTCCCGCCATCTGGAAGCCGGGTTGAAACCAGCACAAGCCGCTCTCAAGGGAGTAAGAGAAGTTGGTTTTACTGTTCTTGCTATGAGCCTTTCACTCGTTGCTGTCTTTATACCCCTGATACTGATAGATGAGTTACTTGGCAGACTATTCCTTGATTTTGCCGTTACGCTCGCAACCGCGATAGGTATTTCACTGCTGGTTTCCCTGACTTTAACGCCGATGATGTGCGCTCATTTATTGAAGTCTTCACCGGAAAAATCACTGAAGAAAACCCGCGGTTTCGGCAAAGTTTTACTGAGACTCCAGCAATACTATGGACGCTCATTAAAATGGATACTCAACCATACTCGTTGGGTTTTATTGACACTGGTTGGGATTATTGCGCTGAATGTCTGGCTTTATATCAGTATTCCGAAAACTTTTTTCCCCAGACAGGATACAGGCCAATTAATAGGCTTCGTTGTTGCTGATCAAAGCATTTCATTTCAGGCCATGCGTAAAAAAATGGAATATTTCATAGGGGTTATCAATGCAGACCCAACTGTTGAAAATATTACAGGATTTACAGGTGGGGACAACATCAATGTCGGTTTTCTTTTTATGGGCTTAAAACCATTGAATGAACGAACAGAAAATATCGAACAAGTCATAACCCGTTTAAGGAAAAAATTATCCCACGAGCCGGGGGCGGAACTCTATTTGATACCTATTCAGGATCTCAACCCTGGTGGAGGCGGAGGTAACGCCAGATCCATTTATCAATTTACCTTGCTGTCAGATGATTTTTCTGAACTTCGTAAGTGGACACCTATTATCCAAAAAGCCCTGAAAAAAGTACCACAACTGACAGGGGTAAATTCGGACGATGACAGTAAAGGTTCCGAACTCACAATCACCTATGATCGTGATCTGATAGCTCGCCTCGGTATTAGTGTCGCCCAGGCCAATAGTTTGCTCGGCAACGCTTTCGGACAACGACAGATTTCAACCATCTATCAACCACTGAACCAATACAAAGTAGTGATGGAAGTCGCGCCTGAATATAATCAGGATGCCAGCTCATTAGAGAAAATTTTTGTTATCAATAAAGAGGGAAAGCGTATCCCACTCTCTTATTTTGCAAGCTGGCGACCAACCAATGCCCCATTAGATGTTTATCACCAAGGGCTTTCAGCCGCTTCTATGATCTCCTTCGACATTGCAGAAGGTTATACGATGTCTGATGCAACCAGAGTAATAGAACGCACGATGACAGAACTCGGTGTTCCATCAACAGTACGTCTTTCTTTTACTGGTACAGTGCAAAATTTTGAAGAAAGTCAGCGTTCTCAGTTACTGGTGATCCTTGCAGCGATTATTACTGTTTATCTGGTGCTGGGCGTACTTTATGAAAGTTATATTCATCCTCTGACAATTCTTTCCACGTTGCCTTCTGCGGGAGTTGGAGCCTTGCTGGCATTGGAACTATCCAATACTCCGTTTAGTCTGATCGCCATGATTGGGATTATGCTGCTGATTGGTATCGTAAAGAAAAATGCCATTATTATGGTGGATTTTGCTCTTGAAGCTCAACGAAATGGCCGGTTAAGTGCCCATGAAGCAATATTTCAGGCCAGTTTGTTAAGATTCCGGCCAATCATGATGACTACGCTTTCAGCCTTGTTCGGGGCTCTGCCTTTGGTACTGAATAACGGTGATGGCGCTGAATTACGTCATCCTCTGGGAATTACCATTGTTGGTGGTCTGGTAATGAGCCAGCTTCTCACGTTATATACCACACCGGTGGTCTATCTGTTTTTTGACCAACTACGTGAAAAATGGCGTCAACGCAGAGCAGCAAAATTTCAGAGAATCAAGCCATCGTGA
- a CDS encoding MdtB/MuxB family multidrug efflux RND transporter permease subunit: MLSDSPITGGGPSRLFILRPVATTLFMIAILLSGIIGYRMLPVSALPQVDYPTIQVVTLYPGANPDVMTSAITAPLERRFGQISGLKQMASQSSGGASVITLVFQLSLPLDVAEQDVQAAINSTINLLPDDLPYPPIYSKVNPADPPILTLAVTSDSLPMTEVQDMVETRVAQRISQIGGVGLVTLAGGQRPAVRVKLNAQAIAAQGLDSRTISNAIVNANVNSPKGSFDGPTRSITLSANDQMKSIDEYRNLIVAYKNGAPIRLRDVATIERGAENTKLGAWANEKPAIVINVQRQPGANVIETTDNIRSMLPELISNLPKSVNVDVLTDRTVTIRSSVKDVQFELLLAIALVVMVIYLFLRNTIATLIPSISVPLSLIGTFAVMYFCGFSVNNLTLMALTIATGFVVDDAIVVIENISRHIERGEKPLAAALKGAGEIGFTIISLTFSLIAVLIPLLFMGDIVGRLFREFAITLAVAILISAVVSLTLTPMMCARMLKAETDIKYNRFEQACERFFEWMIAIYGTWLKRVLNHPWITFGVTLSTLALTTLLYIMIPKGFFPLQDNGLIQGTLEAPQSISFSAMADKQRQVTSLLLEDPAVKNVTTFIGVDGSNPTLNNGRLQITLKPFDQRNDKIEEIIPRLQARLAKVPDVTLYLQPMQDLTIDTQVSRTQYQFTLQAASLDELNVWVPKLQEALKKRPELVDISNDWQNRGLVAYIDVNRDMASRLGISMADIDNTLYSAFGQRLVSTIYTQANQYRVVLEQDTTNSPGLDALNDVRLISTDGKTVPLTAIATVKQQLGYLSINHLQQFPATTFSFNVAPNTSLEAAVNAVKATEHAINIPKDINTQFQGATLAFQNSLNNTLLLILAAVVAMYIVLGILYESFIHPVTILSTLPTAGVGALLALMLGGYELDVIAIIGIILLIGIVKKNAIMMIDFALVAERENGMSPYDAIFQACLLRFRPILMTTMAALLGALPLMLSNGIGAELRRPLGVSMVGGLIMSQILTLFTTPVIYLLFDRLGHYYKCKYKYKSNHKRQNDTQTKLAHSSTDHQEPL, from the coding sequence ATGCTTTCTGATTCTCCAATAACAGGGGGCGGCCCGTCTCGTTTGTTTATTCTGCGTCCGGTAGCTACTACACTGTTTATGATTGCAATATTGCTTTCTGGTATCATCGGCTACCGAATGTTACCAGTTTCTGCATTGCCTCAAGTAGATTATCCTACTATTCAGGTTGTTACGCTCTATCCCGGTGCCAACCCAGACGTAATGACTTCTGCTATAACTGCACCATTAGAACGCAGATTCGGGCAAATATCCGGTTTGAAGCAGATGGCATCACAAAGCTCCGGGGGCGCTTCTGTTATTACACTGGTATTCCAGCTCTCCTTGCCACTGGATGTAGCAGAGCAGGATGTACAGGCCGCCATTAATTCAACCATTAATTTATTACCCGATGACCTGCCTTATCCGCCAATTTACAGTAAGGTCAATCCGGCTGATCCGCCTATCTTAACACTGGCCGTAACCTCTGATTCCCTGCCGATGACAGAAGTTCAGGATATGGTGGAAACTCGCGTTGCTCAACGCATTTCTCAAATCGGTGGTGTAGGTTTGGTCACTCTGGCTGGAGGACAGCGCCCTGCTGTGCGTGTGAAGTTAAATGCGCAGGCTATCGCTGCACAAGGGTTAGACAGTCGTACCATTAGCAATGCAATTGTAAATGCGAATGTAAATTCACCAAAAGGTAGTTTTGATGGCCCGACCCGTTCGATCACTTTGTCTGCCAATGATCAAATGAAATCCATTGATGAATACCGCAATTTAATTGTGGCCTATAAAAATGGGGCTCCGATTCGCCTGCGGGATGTTGCAACAATTGAGCGAGGTGCAGAGAATACCAAACTGGGTGCATGGGCAAATGAAAAACCCGCTATTGTTATCAATGTCCAACGTCAGCCGGGTGCTAATGTTATTGAAACTACTGATAATATTCGTTCCATGTTGCCAGAGTTGATCAGCAATCTACCCAAGTCAGTTAATGTAGATGTTCTGACTGACCGAACTGTTACGATCCGCTCTTCAGTCAAGGATGTGCAATTTGAGTTGTTGCTGGCAATTGCATTGGTTGTGATGGTGATTTACCTGTTTTTACGCAATACAATTGCCACCCTGATCCCGAGCATTTCCGTGCCACTTTCCCTGATCGGCACATTTGCGGTAATGTACTTTTGTGGTTTTTCCGTCAATAACCTCACCTTGATGGCATTAACCATCGCAACAGGCTTTGTAGTTGATGATGCCATTGTGGTTATCGAAAATATTTCCCGCCATATTGAGCGAGGAGAAAAACCGCTGGCTGCTGCATTGAAGGGAGCCGGTGAAATCGGTTTTACCATTATTTCACTGACTTTTTCTTTGATTGCCGTTCTGATCCCTCTGCTGTTTATGGGAGATATTGTCGGTCGTTTATTCCGGGAGTTTGCAATTACGCTGGCGGTAGCGATTTTAATTTCAGCCGTAGTTTCACTGACATTGACACCAATGATGTGCGCAAGAATGCTGAAAGCAGAAACGGATATTAAATACAACCGCTTTGAACAAGCCTGTGAACGTTTCTTCGAGTGGATGATTGCGATATATGGCACATGGCTGAAACGCGTTCTGAATCATCCCTGGATAACATTCGGTGTTACACTCAGCACTCTGGCTTTAACTACCCTGCTCTACATCATGATCCCAAAAGGATTTTTCCCCTTGCAGGATAATGGATTAATTCAGGGAACACTGGAAGCGCCACAATCCATCTCTTTCAGCGCTATGGCAGACAAGCAGCGTCAGGTAACTTCATTGTTACTGGAGGATCCGGCTGTAAAGAATGTAACTACGTTTATTGGCGTTGATGGTAGTAACCCAACATTGAATAATGGGCGTCTGCAAATTACGCTTAAACCTTTTGATCAGCGTAACGATAAAATTGAAGAAATTATTCCCCGCCTGCAAGCCCGGTTAGCCAAAGTGCCCGATGTAACCTTGTATCTACAACCGATGCAAGATCTGACTATTGATACTCAGGTTTCCCGTACCCAATATCAATTTACTTTACAGGCTGCTTCTCTTGATGAACTTAATGTCTGGGTTCCCAAATTACAGGAAGCACTAAAAAAACGTCCTGAATTGGTTGATATCAGTAATGATTGGCAAAACAGGGGATTAGTTGCTTATATTGATGTGAATCGCGATATGGCCAGTCGGTTGGGTATCTCCATGGCTGATATTGATAACACACTGTATAGCGCTTTCGGCCAAAGGTTGGTTTCGACCATTTACACACAAGCGAATCAGTACCGAGTCGTGCTGGAACAGGATACAACTAATTCACCCGGTCTTGATGCGCTCAATGATGTCCGTCTTATTAGCACTGACGGCAAGACAGTGCCCCTGACTGCTATCGCTACAGTGAAACAGCAATTAGGTTATTTATCCATCAATCATCTACAACAGTTTCCTGCTACCACTTTCTCATTCAATGTTGCACCAAATACTTCTCTGGAAGCAGCAGTTAATGCAGTAAAGGCAACAGAACACGCAATAAATATACCAAAAGATATCAACACACAATTTCAGGGAGCAACGCTGGCATTTCAGAATTCACTGAATAATACCTTATTGCTGATACTGGCTGCTGTCGTTGCGATGTACATTGTGCTTGGCATACTGTATGAAAGCTTTATTCATCCGGTAACTATCCTGTCAACACTCCCCACTGCTGGCGTCGGAGCATTATTGGCTTTAATGCTGGGTGGTTATGAACTGGATGTTATTGCCATCATTGGGATTATTTTGCTGATTGGTATTGTGAAAAAGAACGCCATCATGATGATCGATTTCGCCCTGGTAGCAGAACGGGAAAACGGAATGTCACCCTATGATGCCATTTTTCAAGCCTGCCTCTTGCGTTTCAGGCCAATATTAATGACAACGATGGCTGCACTATTGGGGGCATTACCATTAATGCTCAGCAACGGAATTGGAGCTGAACTGCGCCGTCCACTGGGGGTTAGTATGGTCGGCGGGTTGATTATGAGCCAGATCCTGACCTTGTTTACAACCCCTGTTATTTACCTGCTATTTGATCGGCTAGGGCACTATTATAAGTGTAAATACAAGTATAAGAGTAATCATAAGCGACAGAACGACACTCAAACAAAATTAGCTCATTCTTCTACTGACCATCAGGAGCCGCTGTGA
- a CDS encoding MdtA/MuxA family multidrug efflux RND transporter periplasmic adaptor subunit: MSNKCRTYFFGFAVLAVITAAAFFTWNYFKKSATPGEKSAQVSESQKDSHLIPPQPVQVATVKMESVPHYLGGLGTVQAADTVNVTSLVNGQLIALHFNEGQHVKKGDLLAEIDPRSFQVKLAKAQGQYVKDQAILADAKQNLARYQQLAKNKLITQQDLDKQFSLVRQYQAALKTDQADIDEQKLQLTYSRITAPISGRVGLKRIDVGNYVSSGGENPIVVITRVDPINVVFSLPENDLSTILKAQKSNKELAVIAWDRNNQLQLAQGKLLSIDNQIDAATGTIKMKAQFTNQDNALFPNQFVNIQIKVNTLNNAIVIPSAALQMSSEGYFVWMVNKDNKVSKHKVTIGLQNTDLVVINNSLSVGDRVVTDGTDQLTEGAIVEVVKPLKPESDNSNSDKSDQSNSKVENT, encoded by the coding sequence ATGAGCAATAAATGTCGTACCTACTTTTTTGGGTTTGCTGTATTAGCCGTTATCACCGCGGCTGCTTTTTTTACATGGAACTATTTTAAAAAATCAGCCACACCGGGAGAAAAATCAGCACAAGTGTCAGAATCGCAGAAAGATTCGCACCTTATCCCCCCCCAACCCGTTCAGGTGGCCACCGTTAAAATGGAGTCTGTCCCCCATTATCTGGGAGGATTGGGAACAGTTCAGGCCGCTGATACAGTCAATGTTACCAGCCTTGTGAATGGGCAATTAATTGCCCTGCATTTTAATGAAGGCCAACATGTCAAAAAAGGCGATTTACTGGCGGAAATTGATCCCCGTTCTTTTCAGGTCAAACTAGCGAAAGCACAAGGGCAATATGTCAAAGATCAGGCAATATTGGCTGATGCTAAACAGAATTTAGCTCGCTATCAGCAATTAGCGAAAAACAAATTAATTACTCAACAAGATTTGGATAAGCAGTTTTCCTTAGTGCGCCAGTATCAAGCCGCCTTAAAGACTGATCAGGCAGATATTGATGAACAGAAACTGCAATTAACCTATAGTCGCATTACTGCCCCTATTTCAGGTCGTGTCGGTCTGAAACGAATAGATGTTGGTAATTATGTCTCTTCCGGGGGAGAAAATCCGATTGTAGTCATTACACGTGTCGATCCTATCAATGTGGTGTTTTCCCTGCCTGAAAACGATCTCAGCACTATATTGAAGGCACAAAAGAGCAATAAAGAACTTGCTGTTATCGCCTGGGATCGCAATAACCAGCTGCAATTGGCACAAGGCAAACTGCTCAGTATTGACAACCAGATTGATGCTGCTACTGGCACCATCAAAATGAAAGCACAATTCACTAATCAAGATAATGCATTGTTCCCCAATCAATTTGTCAATATTCAGATCAAAGTAAATACGCTCAACAATGCCATTGTGATCCCAAGCGCCGCATTACAGATGAGTAGTGAAGGTTATTTTGTCTGGATGGTGAATAAAGATAATAAAGTCAGCAAACATAAAGTGACTATCGGATTACAAAACACCGACCTGGTTGTCATTAACAACAGTTTGTCTGTCGGTGACCGGGTTGTTACAGATGGTACTGATCAATTGACAGAAGGTGCTATTGTCGAGGTTGTTAAGCCCCTGAAACCAGAGTCAGATAACAGCAACAGCGATAAGTCTGACCAGTCAAACAGTAAAGTGGAGAATACTTAA
- a CDS encoding Hcp family type VI secretion system effector, with translation MANMIYLTLQGDKQGLISQGCSSIESIGNKYQAGHEDEIFVLNLHHSIHREQNVNHSPIVFVKPQDKSSPLLMMAISNNESLNLKFDFYRTSQLGSQELYYSIECRDATIIELSPNYPHSINHAESQPEEIVSIKYKDIICRHHMAGTSGYSVWDERVY, from the coding sequence ATGGCGAATATGATCTATTTAACCTTGCAGGGAGACAAACAAGGGTTGATTTCACAAGGTTGTTCTTCGATTGAGTCCATCGGCAATAAATATCAGGCTGGTCATGAAGATGAAATCTTTGTGTTGAATCTGCATCATTCTATTCATAGAGAACAAAATGTTAACCATAGTCCAATTGTATTTGTAAAACCACAAGATAAATCATCGCCGTTATTAATGATGGCAATTTCAAATAATGAAAGTTTGAATCTGAAATTTGATTTTTATCGCACCTCACAATTAGGATCTCAGGAACTCTATTATTCAATTGAATGTCGTGATGCAACAATCATTGAATTGTCACCAAACTATCCGCATAGTATTAACCATGCAGAATCACAACCGGAAGAAATAGTCTCTATTAAATATAAAGATATTATCTGCCGTCATCATATGGCAGGAACATCTGGATATAGTGTCTGGGACGAGAGAGTGTATTGA